Part of the Paramisgurnus dabryanus chromosome 21, PD_genome_1.1, whole genome shotgun sequence genome, GGCTCAAGATGGCCAGCAGCAGTACAGGACCCAATGAATCCGGCCGTAGACGAGGTCAGAGAGGACCCGACGACATGGCCAGCACCAGCAGGAAGAAGCAGAAGGACAGAGTTAATCAGGAGAGCAGGGAGGCCAAGAGGACAGCCTCAACCACCACAGAGACTAAAAAAGGTAAAGAGAGGGCAGTGTTCTTATCCATTGTTTGGATACACTCATAGATAGTGATGCACTGAAATGAAAAGTCTGGGCAGAAATAATCAAAGTTATTTGAAAGTAACACCAAAACTCGATAATCAGTTACTGACGAGATATATTTGATAGCCTGTTGCATTTTAGAGGACCTGAacttgactttaaaaaaaaggtgcAAGTCAAAGTGCGTGATATGCGATGCAAGAGACACATTAAAACATGATCATAGGCAGTGGTGGTCGGATCACACAGAATTGGTGTCGCTGTGTAGCACAGTGATAACGGCTGCAGTGAAAATAAAATCTCAGAAGCGGAGCACCATTTATTTTTGGCTATTTTTCTGGCATCATCAGTCATTTTTGGTTGCCGaaatttcggtgcatccctacttataAACTAGGTCTGAATCTGTTGATCTCATTTGGCTTTTTACTTCAGTTGGTTTTATCGCTTATCTTTTCTccttttaaaggattagtccattttcttaaaaaaaaatccagatatttactcaccaccatgtcatccaaaatgttgatgtctttctttgttcagtcaagaagaaattatgtttttatttttgagtaaaacattaacgttcattttcaaaactgtactactctccgagtggtttgtggtgttcgttgatgattaaaaacaaatatattggcgcaatgtatgatttcaatccatgttatttgctatagtggatctattttttcagatacctcacaaccgcgtatatacttccgctctatatttgagtctgaagcgttagcacacttccgaccacttgatggcgacaaccactttgccatacaagtacgctcggtgtctagcgtcacaatcgagctcaacttcaaacctaaagctggtcactgagccatcaaatatgggaaaaatttcttctgagagaaaccgagcgaaaaaactacaaccacatgttaaacagacccttttctgtttcccggcggcggagtgatatatcagcgagcaatgagtcttccaagagaagtcaatggaattttacaaaaacttgtttttaattatcaacaaacaccacaaaccactcggtgagtagcacagttttgaaaattaacgttaagtgttgttttaatgacatgtttgtgcatggtcattgacttccattctgaagcagtcaagagacgcttctaaacgagtcaaaaagtcaagacacgacccactgtcaaaatttctgtgtccatcactgtagttcatccaaaacaaatcAGAAATGAGATTGATACCAAAGAAACCGAAAATTCTTGgaccagcatcatatgtccaaatttcagtcaaaaccgttctagttcatcataaacaatctgaaaacagggctttaagtgtaaaataccgaacttgtccttaaaagacactaagggcgcactcatactatccaaaccaaaccatgcctcAGCGGGGTTgtcccccctccctactcccccagacgcacacactcacactgtactttaaTCGATCTGAGCTTGGGCGCGCTTTCGTTATTAGGATGTGACTGTTTTGaacaaagcaggaagtaaagcgctctcttaacactggaacccattgTAATGTTAATGtgaagtctgtgttttttatttggagTCATTTTTTGCgcacacagccctctcacatgccatcatattgcttagttgatctgtcacatgcgcagctcggacattcacgtaaccctgctGCGCACAGTCAGAAGGTTATTACGGAGGCAGGTGAAGATGAGTGTTCGTGCAATTGACGTCTCTCCTTTTGAGCCCAAGTGAACTGTGCACCGGCCGGCTTGCAGATTAACCAAACCGTGCCCGGTACAGAGCGATCGcactagtcaaacgaaccaggctttgggggtcaaacgtgcCCGAGCGCaatttggtttggataatgtgagtgcgccctaaagtGTTGTGTAAGACTGGGATGGTGTCAGTCCGTAAGGTGATGTCAAAGTGTACGTGAAACTGTATGTGGCACAATGTGAACAAGACCTCCACACTTTGCTATTCAGTGTTAattggcaacgtgtcaaacctGTAAGTTTATGTAGCCGAGCCCTAGACTGTTCTGAAATTTCTGCAATAAGAAAGTGGTTTAATGGTATGCTGTACGTCTGGTTTTTATTTAGGCGATCATTTCTGGTAATcattaatcaaatttttgtCTTTAAATGGAGGAACTGATAagtaataaaagtaaaataaagtggAAATATAGATAATAtactgtgtttgtgtttaagaGTTTGTGCAGATATTCATTCCTCAACAATAGCCAAATTGACTTTTAGGCTTTgtgtcattattattatttcagttCTCACAGAAGGGTGGTTGAAATTTTACATTGTTGTTGACAGTATTGAGtttgtttatatgtaaaaaagcaGATATCTATCAAAAATCAGCTAATTTTAGAAACCTGTTTTCATGTGTTTGCATGCAAATCGATAAACTGGCTATGAAGAAAAGTGCGTCTAGGCCACCTAGTCATATAAAAAGCTGGCAGGACATATGAGCTTCTCTTTGCGACAATCCAAAAGTCTGgaaaaaatgaatgggctttctgtgtaacataaaaagaataatattaacacaaaacataacttataatactaagaCATtgacaagaattttttttctgataaatacacttttatttaataaaggttttaattgtttattttagaatatccatCTATTATATGCAGACTCGCAATGactcttgggatatcctcggctgtGAAGTAAacattcgttctatccttaacagcgcggagaaatgaggacgcattttgaggcttcattctaagcatcctttgaattgggacggccttactagcctcaagtcgcgctgccgtgatgcaatcggtcttaaaatacgtccttagaaggtcgcagcctttgaattgggacacagcccTCGTGTCCTGCTAACTTCCGTTTTGGCCTACAAAAAGAAGTCATCCTACGGTGCGCTCTTTAACAGAAAATGACATAGGTACCTGTTTTGTGTGGTGATGTTTTTAATGAAAGATACCTAATATATGCTGAAACGTGATTACTAGGGTGGCAAGTCTACATGAATGCTTTATTTGCGTAGTCTCCGTGTTTGCCAGTCAGTGTTGTGCCCCGTCTGCTGGGCGTGTTATGCCTCTGCAGTGCTTTGCTGAGTGCTGAACTGTTGTAATCTAAACCTCTGGTTCAGTAATGAAGGGCTTTTTCAAGGTCAGTAATGTGGCTCTGCCTTGCACATGCTTGGGAAGACTTCACTCCGGCTGACACTCCTCACACCACACAGAGTATTCCTCACACTTAATTTTTTTCCCAACTACCGGTGGATCCTTTTTTTATTGTCCTATCCTAGTTTTGTGCATCTTCTCTGTGAGCTTAGAAGGTGAAAAGTGCAGTGGGTCCCAGGGCATGCAGGGGATTCTCATGGGATACAGAGTAGAGATTACATCACATGGAATAGGAGCTCGACTCTGGGGCGCGTTGGCTTCATTATGACCTTTAAGAAGGTCCGTGTGAGAGTAGGGACTGGACTACTGGACTGTCATTTGATTCTAAAGCATGATCCATAGATATAAACAAGCTCTCGTTCCCGCTCTCTGCCTTTTCTGGCTCTTTCCTGTACTCTCTCGGACCTTCTTACTAACATGCATGTAAATGCAAATCTAAGCCAAACCCAGGACCACAGCTAAGGGATTCCTTGCTTAATGCACTTGTTTAAGATGAGGGGAGTTTATGCTGTATCTGGATGTCTGGTTATGTAGCGTAAGGGTTATCATGATATCAGGTAATGTTTTTGAAAATTCATTGtggtttttttttagttatgccagacctaattttatttatttattatatttaatcaGCTACAATTTGATCCTTGTGAGTGCCTGACATAATAAAGATGACCTATTTATGCTGAATATAAAGaagattttgttttttttgacGGCAAATGTCTGTTCATTTGTCTGCAGATTTGTTGCTGGACTGGAAGCAGAGCGCATACGATGTGATCGTCAGACTTAACTGTGGAGATGCTGGGGTGCTAAAAGTCGAGGATATCGACTCTGCCTTCACCGATACCACTTGCCACATCCGCCTGCCAGGTAAGAGGAgcgtgtgtgtgcttgtgtatATATCCATGTTATGAAACCCATGTTTTGTTATTGTATGCCATCTCCGGTTTATAATGTTGGCGTGTGCTGTGGTCTTTGTGCATTTTCTCAGATGGTCGTGAATGGAGCTGTCGTCTTCATGAGGAGATTGAGGCCTCCTGCACTAAATTGCTCTTTAAAGAAAAAGCTAACGTTCTGCAGCTTGTCATGCACAAGAAGATCCCCCTCAACATCTGGCCCACCCTCGCTGTAAGAACACCTGCTGACCCTGCTGTCATTATAATAAATGCAACTTGTCATATATTCAGACAAGCATAAACTGAATCAGTATATATTTGTACTAAAGTCTTTACTGAGCCCAGTCTGTTTCAATTGTGCAGACCTTTCAACTAACCAAACGGAACAAGTGTACCAGACACAGTGGTGTCGTCAGGGGGACTTTGGGGGCTTAAACCCCTAGTGATTTGTTAAAAACCCTTTTAAGGAATGAAAACGTTTaaggttaaaacaaaaaaatctaatatttcgGCTAACTGTTTCATGATGTCTTGCAAAGTTATCGAGGtcgaatgttgtttttttacacttttttggGGTCTGCCATCTGCGCAGAATCCAGAAATGTGAATCCGCACATCCGGTTTGCTTAGTGGAAACATTATGCTTGTGTGTTTGCGTGATCATATTTGTTTCAGAGTTTTGATTATGTTCTCCTTTACACAGAGCAAAAAAGATACCGCGCCAGTGGACACCCTTCGAGAGAACGGAAGCACCCACCAACAGTCGACCACAGGGGTTTCACAAAAATCTGTTGAAACAGAGAAAACACCTGCCTTGACCTCTGTTGAGCAGAAACGGGTAAAACAAGACCGAGGGTTGAAACGAGGGATGAAGGGCAAACAGGTAGAGAATGCAGGTGCGAAAGCAGCTGAGCttaaatcaaacaataaaacgGACCCAAACAATGAGCCCAGTGCAAAGCGCACCACACAACTCTCCAAAAACACAAAGGAGCCCCCTGTCGTGTCCTGTGTAGAAAAAGAGCCTCAATCCAAACCAGCAGTCAATGGCAAGCCACAGGCACCAGCTATTAACAATGCTGCCGCTTCATGTAGTAATGCTAAAGACAGTAGTGCTCAACCACAGGGCAAAGGTCAAGGGTGCCAGGCGTCACAAAAGGAGAAAGTGATGGATAGGAGGTCAAAAAGCAATGTTCAGGTGAGAAACTACTGATCATCTGCCATATAATAACTTGTATTTATTGCTCTGTGTGCAATTGCAGTTGTAATGATGAGCAGTTCTCATACTCTGAAATTTTCTGACTTCATTAAATTTTACTCGCCCATATTTTTAAATCGGTAAAAAGGGGATTGGTAGGAAAAAGTCtctcacttcctgttgccattGTTGTTTTTATAGGTTGAGGCAGATGCTAGCAAAACTGCTTCCTCAGCGTGTGAGCCAAAGGTGTCACAACAGGAGAGTTCCTCCCCTCTTGTAAGTATGCACGCTTCTTGTGACACAAATGCTGAAAAAACAACATCAGTCCAGGCAGAAAACAAAGAGGAGGAAAAAAAGCCACAAGTAGATGCCCAGGATCCTGAAAAGCTTCCGTCTCCTAATTTGGGATCTAGAGAGCCTTTCTCAACAACTGCCACCAAAAGAGAGGCATCGCCTCAGAAGACTTGCACAGAGGAAAAGAGAGACAAGTCTAAAGAAGAGCCACATGTAGGAAACCAAGAGGAGTGCATAGAAGGTCAGTACAGAgtgtttgtgggtttcctgtaCGTGTTTTACATCAGTACCAATTGATGTGTATCTTTCTTACTCTTGACTAATATGTGTTAAGGTCCAGAGCCGATGGTGAACTTGACGTTTGTAAAGAATGACTCGTATGAAAAAGGGACAGATCTGATGGTTGTTAATGTCTACATGAAAGAAATTTGCAGAGAGACGTCCAGGGTGCTGTTCAGGGAACAAGATTTCACTCTTATCTTCCAGACCAGGTGAGAAAGCCTACTAGGCATATGAGGAGTCAAATTACATTGCAAATTACTACCTGTTTACatctggtattaagatgcgttttggttGATCGTTTTTTTGGTCAAGTGGGCAATGCGGGTGTAAAAAGAGTCTGAGAGGTTTTGCTTTTATGGGTTATACACTTATGCCACAAAAGACCACCTACTCTCCACCTATTGATATAATGTGTAATGTACCGAGCAAATTGCTACTGACGTTTAGCAAAAACCCACAGTGTTTCATTGATGAAACTAAAGCAGCTGCTCTCCACCTCTTTCATTACTGTTTCATTTTGTGACAAAGTTTATTTCATCAATTAAAATATCTGAGAAAGCCTTTACGTATACATGTAAAAAAcattgtgcagcatgtttactaaaaacacaaataggGGGACTCTCTCATAATATTAGTGGATGTCATTGtcaacttaaagggacattccacttttttgaaaatatgctcattttccagctcctctagggttaaaaatttaattttaaccgtattggaatccattcagctgatctccgggtctggcggaaCCACTTTTAGCGTTggttagcataatccattgaatctgattagaccattagcatccaGTTTTAGCATgctaaaataaccaaagagttctGATacttgctgctgtaacatggctgcaggaggtgcaataaTATAACGCAgtagccgaaaatagtccccttggttactttcaatagcaggggactattttcaagcactccataatatcattgcacctcctgcagccatgttacatcagcaaagtccttgattattacgccagaatgagagtatagttcctagccatatctgcctagaaaatctaaGTTTTAATTTTCCggtggtcttagtacacaatgtaactatgtagaatgtaaaaataggaaaaatatcaaaactctttggggTTTTTTTAGCGCAACTAATagactaatcagattcaataaattatgctaagctatgctaaaagtgttaacgCCAGACTTGGAGTTCAGccaaatggattccaaaacggtaaaaatcaaatgtttaactctaggggatctggaaaatgaacttattttcaaaaaaagtggagtgtctctttaaaccCGTAATTTCTCTCGCTTGCATTTTAGAAACTTGCCCATAGacccccccaaaaaagtaatcaggacagaagctgttgaaagtggacaaaagagacgctTTCGAACACTGACTCCGATCAGCCAAACatatcttaataccaggtgtaaaggTGCTCTTaagtttcttctctttactGTTCAAACACTTTTCACAGCGATCCCAATTTTTTGCGCCTTCATCCGGATTGTGGACCAAACACTGTCTTCAAATGGCAGGTTAAACTCAGGTACGATTTTTGGATGGCATTCTTAATATTCGTTGACCTTAAGTGTGCATTTCTTAAGGTTTGTTCTATCCCATCTGCTGATGTTTTAGGAATCTAATCCATCCGGATCAGTCCAGCTACGCCTTCACCCCGTCCCGTATCGACATCACTCTAAAGAAGAGACACAGTCAGCGCTGGGGAGGTCTGGAGGCTCCTGCCACACAAGGTCTGCTGCCTGAATTCTATTTGCTTCTGGGCAACCctataaaaacacacacgctCATGTTGCAGATAATTTATACTCATtcagtttgtttacattggTCACCTAAGCAAATCACAATGAACAGATGCTTCTGTATAAAGTCACATCTAAAAAGGATGTCCGTGACTAAGCTTTGGCTTACGTAGGTTTTGTTCCTTTCAAAGAGCTATGAGTCTAACTGGtatgtttaaagtgaaattaagTAACATTTTGTAATTTACAGTACATACcatcaagttgttccaaacctgaatacatttctttgttctactgaagacaaaggaagatattttgaaacatgttaATAACAAACAGATTTGGGGCACATTTACTTCCAAAGTGTTATTTTTTCTACAATGAAAGTCAGTGGTGCCctagatctgcttggttacaaatattcctcaaaatatctcccTCTGTAttcaacagaacaaagaaatttatacaagtttggaacaacttatTTTTccgtgaactatccctttaatagggAGCATACATGAGACTGAAAATTTGGATTGTGTTTGTTTACATATTGAAATGAGGGCACcaggggtgtattccagaaGCGGGGTTAACTTACCCTCAGTGAAACATTGACCCTGAATGGTTGATTAACCTAAAACCTGCTTACCCTGATCATGTCGGTTCTGGGTTCTAGAGTTAATGCGCAGACGCGGGCAATACACGAAGACGTTTTCGACACAACCAGCTTTCTGGAATACTACCCCCCCACCCCGGTTATAAGGTGGAAAGTAACTACAGGGACTAACCCAGTAACTCAATATGTGTAAAACAAGGTCAAGCCAAATGTGCTAGTGTGTCCCTGTCTTGGTGCCAAGCCACCCGACCCAAGATGCTCTACATGGCCCTCTCTCAAACTCAGCTGCCAATTTAGGATCATTGTGATTTAGTAGTGCTGTTCATGTGCAATTATACCGATATTGAGTCAGTATTATCCTGCTTTTTTTAATGAAGCAAGACAACTAAAGTGGAAACTttcatgtgacaagaaccaaccGACTGTTGCGTTTACCCTGCATTTTAGatgcgaaatgtgaaccgcccctaaagCAGCTTGCCTATCGATTCATCATTACTTGATTTTTATATTGATTATGTCATATCATATACATTATAATTATGAATAAATCATCCTACTCTTCAGTAACCTTTAGCTGTGACCTTTGGCTGCTAACCACAAGCTCCGTTGTCTTGTTTAAGGTGCAGTGGGGGGCGCCAAAGTTGCTGTGCCCTCCAGCCCTTCCTCACTTGAAAAGAGTCAGCCAGGAAGCAGCCAGCATGCACTTCCTGCTAAAGAAGATCCTCGAGTAGGAGAAGAAAAAGCCAAACCTCCTCGAGGCACAGAGGACAAAGGTCTGGATAGTGTGTCTCCTCGCTCAGTCTCTGAACACATGCCCCTCAAACAGGAACCAACTGTTACCACGGTAATAAGAGAAAAGGCAGCGCATCATTTTGTTTTTGGTGCATGTGACGATCCAGTGTTTGCAAGAGCCTATACTTGGCCTCAGATGTGTTGGTTACTACCTCTTTTTGCCGGTCCACAGCCCAAGCCCACCTGCATGGTGCAGCCCATGACTCACACTCCTGCAGGCAGCGAGAGAGCTGAAGAGGTGGAGGAGAAGAAGGTGTGTCTACCCGGCTTCACAGGATTGGTTAATCTGGGAAACACCTGCTTTATGAACAGTGTGATTCAGTCCCTGTCAAACACACGGGAGCTCAGGGATTATTTCCATGGTAAGGGGCATTTTATTGCTTTTCTtataactagggatgcaccgaaatgaaaattcttggccgaaaatgaggaaaccaaggccgagaAACCAAAACACCGAAATAAAtgattatgccaattattagtacaaatgcatttatggctatcactgtgtactaactttactaagggtgtgtgacagatcacaaaactcacggttcagatcacattacagtttttgaggcacggatcggattatttttcagatcagcaaaaagggggtggggaaaatctaataacaaataaagaaattacaaacatttataaaaaagaacaaagctgcacattaataagggctaacattagcattaggtacagaaatcgaattaactctttccccgccattgacgagatatctcgtcaattaagagaaaacgcttccccgcaaatgacgagattttccgtctttccgcccTTCCgtaactttttaaacccggaagtattgccctatggcaagctgctgcatgtccgtgtctgttttaaagatcgctctgaatgggatctctatgaaaagtccgtcataaaaatttaattatctctgctttttgctcaaaatatggtgtttttgcaaaaaactacccatattcaaaagctgattgcaaaagaaccactaaaggtaggatgaaacgtttttttttgtttgaaggcagagggtctgttctttcatttggtatttgtatgtttatatatttaaagaagaacattttctggaaggcattaaactttggtgaaaatcatgaaaaacgctggcgctggctggcaacttttttgaaaaacgctggcggtgaaagagttaaatgagtcataacactgtctttattgtataaattaaatattttattatttttagagctattggtctctttgttagacttaagtaggttaattgaggttactgtctctttaaataagcagagactggtttatgactgtaatctatacatacacttaagacataaacaaatgtttttattagaaaaagaatactttggagataattttgtttatatgtgccctgtcaagaacagaaagattttacgttcgcttgtttgcgtctcactcgtgtgtgcactattcagggcacttaaacgcgcgtgcacacagagaacgaaggcgaatcccaaacagcgcagcataaaaatGTTACGTTGTTTTacattgctttattcggcacatgtatgttaatggactatacattatgagacacatttgcgcaactctctctaaagtttacacatcaagagttctgatctttgaagggcgtactcactgtgatgatcacttctggaccggacacaaccgcatgtgcctctgtgcgtactttagcgcctttttgcggttaaatacatccacaccgcatactgtacatgttgcttcagacaagcacgtgcaggtcgcggtttctgtttgcgtcatcacaacatttcggccgtattgtttcggtgataaaagtctaaaaataaaattttcggtggccgaatattcggtgcatccctacttataAAGGCATGCCTAGTTAGTATACATTGTTTTACTTGTATCCTTTATGGATTTGCGGTTTGATAAATCAAAATGAAAATGGAGATGATGTCAAGTAATTTACTTTTTGTGATGTTGTTTCAGATCGGGGATTTGAATCTGAGATCAACTGTAGTAACCCATTGGGCACGGGTGGTCGATTAGCCATTGGCTTTGCTGTTCTGCTTCGAGCTCTGTGGAAGGGCACTCACCATGCCTTTCAGCCTTCCAAATTAAAGGtattaataagaaaaaaacctTCTAGTTTTCCTTAATGTGATGAGTTTCGTAATGCCTGACTCTCTTTTCATTCGAATTTGTCTTCACAGGCTATAGTTGCCAGTAAGGCCAGTCAGTTTACAGGTTACGCACAGCATGATGCTCAGGAGTTCATGGCTTTCTTGCTGGATGGGCTGCATGAGGACTTGAACCGCATCCAGAACAAACCTTACACAGAGACCGTCGACTCAGACGGCCGGCAGGATGAAGTGAGCCTATTGCTTTTGCTTACAATCAAATGTAAAAGGTTTTAATTGAACTAAACTTTCTTACAATAAGTCGGCATTTCTTGCTTTTATTAAAGCACATGCTTCTGGGTACTCTGAATGGCTctggtaattttttttatgtaaatcagCTGTTATGTGAGCAGGTATTTTGCAACAGGAAAATTTTCATTAACCTAGTAAGCTTTATTCTCATGGCTAATAAATCTCCCAAACGCTGTTcatgtttatggttttacaggTTGTCGCAGAGGAGGCGTGGCAGAGGCATAAAATGAGGAACGATTCCTTTATTGTTGACCTCTTTCAGGGCCAGTACAAGTCAAAGCTGGTGTGCCCAGTTTGCTCTAAGGTAATTCAGTGCTTTTGAATTCATGTTTGTGAAATAAGACTGGATTTCTGTGCGTGTAGCTCTCAGAGGTTTGATTATAAGAGATGTGTCATCTGTTACTTCATCTTTCTTTTTTAGGTTTCTATAACATTTGATCCCTTCCTATACCTGCCTGTTCCCCTACCTCAAAAACAGAAGGTGCTGActgttttctatttttctaaAGAGCCTCACAAGAAACCAATCAAGGTAAAACAACAACACAGCTTGCTGAAGTACCTTATCGAGTCCTTAAATGTTTTAGCTAATCTATTTGTTTGTGTAGTTTTTGGTCAGCGTGAGTAAGGAGAACTCAAACACAAGTGAAGTACTGGAGTCAATATCTCGCAGTGTGAGGATCAAACCAGAGAACCTGAGACTGGCAGAGGTATTATGATTTTTCTCTGAAGTCTGTTAGTCCTGCTCCTACAGGGTTTTTCCTGCATAGAGATTTTGGAGACGGACGTCTTAACCAAATTCCGTGCCGCCTCTGGCTCTTGACAGGTTTTTCTGTCATGTGTTTTTTTAcggaaaaaaataaacaacaatcCTTGCACTCAGTGGATTATCATTTGTAAGTGCAGTTGCAGCCTTAAGCCGCAATGGTGGCGCTGTTTCATTTGTCAGCACAATAAGGTGCAGATTAACTTTACAAGAAGGACTGCAATTTATGGAGTTTCCTCCTGAGCTATATTTGGTGCTATATTTCGTGGGTGTTGTGCAGGTGAATCACTACAGACACAATCTGATGCAGTAGTGTTTCCTGCATGACATGTTCTGTTATTCAACATCGCAATCGTGTTCGCGTGTTTAACCATCAATGACTTGAAAACGAATGATTCTTTGAAGTCGATTCACTTTAATGAACAGTTGAAATGCCAAGTAAATTAATCAGAGCTAACAGAGGATGTGAGAGCTTTTCTCCAATGTTATTAAAAGGCACATGACATGTCGTATTTTACTGTTTtaatactgttgtctgaggtctacttatgatgttccgatgatttttacatccaaaaacatcaaaagccaTAAGTAAGCAGCTATTTTTTACCCTGGTTTAGAGGCTGACTTGAGAAGTGCTTGGTTTTGATGGGCGGGCCGCATTAActcccactgctatgattggataacagtttttcgTAGTCAAACTAGCTTTCAATACTCACTTAATCTCGTGTGTAAGAGTTTACTGTTgagtt contains:
- the usp19 gene encoding ubiquitin carboxyl-terminal hydrolase 19 isoform X2, with the translated sequence MASSSTGPNESGRRRGQRGPDDMASTSRKKQKDRVNQESREAKRTASTTTETKKDLLLDWKQSAYDVIVRLNCGDAGVLKVEDIDSAFTDTTCHIRLPDGREWSCRLHEEIEASCTKLLFKEKANVLQLVMHKKIPLNIWPTLASKKDTAPVDTLRENGSTHQQSTTGVSQKSVETEKTPALTSVEQKRVKQDRGLKRGMKGKQVENAGAKAAELKSNNKTDPNNEPSAKRTTQLSKNTKEPPVVSCVEKEPQSKPAVNGKPQAPAINNAAASCSNAKDSSAQPQGKGQGCQASQKEKVMDRRSKSNVQVEADASKTASSACEPKVSQQESSSPLVSMHASCDTNAEKTTSVQAENKEEEKKPQVDAQDPEKLPSPNLGSREPFSTTATKREASPQKTCTEEKRDKSKEEPHVGNQEECIEGPEPMVNLTFVKNDSYEKGTDLMVVNVYMKEICRETSRVLFREQDFTLIFQTSDPNFLRLHPDCGPNTVFKWQVKLRNLIHPDQSSYAFTPSRIDITLKKRHSQRWGGLEAPATQVGGAKVAVPSSPSSLEKSQPGSSQHALPAKEDPRVGEEKAKPPRGTEDKGLDSVSPRSVSEHMPLKQEPTVTTPKPTCMVQPMTHTPAGSERAEEVEEKKVCLPGFTGLVNLGNTCFMNSVIQSLSNTRELRDYFHDRGFESEINCSNPLGTGGRLAIGFAVLLRALWKGTHHAFQPSKLKAIVASKASQFTGYAQHDAQEFMAFLLDGLHEDLNRIQNKPYTETVDSDGRQDEVVAEEAWQRHKMRNDSFIVDLFQGQYKSKLVCPVCSKVSITFDPFLYLPVPLPQKQKVLTVFYFSKEPHKKPIKFLVSVSKENSNTSEVLESISRSVRIKPENLRLAEVVKNRFHKIFLPSHSLDTVSPSDLLFCFEVLSKDLAKERVVLLKVQQRPQVPSITITKCAGCSKPPASDDEKLRRCTRCYRVGYCNQACQRNHWQNHKTLCRPNMENIGLPFIISVPESRLTYSRLTQLLEGYSRYSVNVFQPPFQSGRTSPDAILSHVDLTSMASSVSECQELDEETSSAKETENEVAQSASVTPSQTETVSRLPTADGDTVSTYTRDSGCCELATSSQDSVAEKETSCEKAVKPEAVVTGYQQPSESGSGSASQFYISILDSNQKEDIKVEDKGDAVLELPDDCTLELVWKNNERLKEYVLVRSKELEFDEDPGSATETARAGHFTLEQCLNLFTKPEVLAPEEAWYCPKCQQHREASKQLLLWRLPNVLIIQLKRFSFRSFIWRDKINDMVDFPVRNLDLSKFCIGHKGDIQQPPIYDLYAVINHYGGMIGGHYTAYARLPSDKNSQRSDVGWRLFDDSTVTTVEESQVVTRYAYVLFYRRRNSPVERPSRLLGPLGAESSAATGGAASQASSQTLFGTDLDPDGSPSLSSDVTSDMFAHSGECSAPSYSSMEEVD